One part of the Amyelois transitella isolate CPQ chromosome 10, ilAmyTran1.1, whole genome shotgun sequence genome encodes these proteins:
- the LOC106134796 gene encoding pro-resilin: MTRVNAFLVPALLLLVAVTASPPKRHYKRDAPLSSSYLPPSSGGGRPSSSYGPPSRPSSSYGPPSRPSSSYGPPPSRPSSSYGPPPSSSYGAPPRPSSSYGAPPKPSSSYGAPARPPATSYGVPTGPSTSYGAPKPSSSYGAPPRPSSSYGAPPKPSSSYGAPAPSSSYGAPAPSSSYGAPAAPSSSYGAPAPSSSYGAPAPSSSYGAPAPSSSYGAPAPSSSYGAPAAPSSSYGAPAPSSSYGAPAAPSSSYGAPAPSSSYGAPSSSGSGHGSSGFSGSAFSSSGFSSSGFGSSAPSSSYGAPSAPSSSYGAPAPSSSYGAPAAPSSSYGAPSSGGFSSGGGHGFSSSGSGGFSSGGHSSGGFSSGGSGYSSGGFSSSGSGGYSSGGSGGYSGGSSHGSGGVPATINQSYDSNGGYVY; this comes from the exons ATGACACGAGTCAACGCTTTT TTGGTCCCCGCCCTACTCCTGCTGGTCGCCGTGACTGCGTCACCGCCGAAGCGTCACTACAAACGCGACG CGCCGCTGAGCTCATCGTATCTCCCACCATCCAGCGGAGGTGGCCGCCCCTCATCATCATACGGCCCACCAAGCCGGCCATCTTCCAGCTACGGTCCACCCAGCAGGCCCTCATCCAGCTACGGACCCCCACCTAGCAGACCTTCCAGCAGCTATGGACCACCACCCTCTTCAAGCTATGGAGCCCCGCCAAGACCATCCTCCAGCTACGGCGCACCACCAAAACCATCCAGCAGTTACGGAGCTCCCGCCAGGCCGCCAGCGACCAGCTACGGAGTACCCACTGGACCGTCCACGTCTTACGGTGCCCCAAAACCTTCGAGCAGCTACGGAGCCCCACCTAGGCCATCTAGCAGCTACGGCGCCCCACCCAAACCTTCAAGCTCATATGGTGCCCCGGCTCCATCCAGCTCTTATGGCGCTCCCGCCCCTTCAAGCTCTTATGGAGCCCCTGCTGCCCCATCTAGCTCTTATGGCGCCCCTGCCCCATCCAGCTCATATGGAGCACCTGCTCCATCTAGCTCTTACGGCGCCCCTGCTCCATCTAGCTCTTATGGAGCACCTGCCCCTTCTAGCTCCTATGGAGCCCCTGCGGCTCCGTCTAGCTCTTATGGAGCCCCAGCCCCATCCAGCTCCTACGGCGCCCCTGCTGCCCCATCAAGCTCTTACGGAGCCCCCGCACCTTCATCATCCTACGGCGCCCCATCTTCCAGTGGCAGCGGGCACGGCAGCAGCGGTTTCAGCGGCAGCGCGTTCAGCAGCAGTGGATTTAGCTCAAGTGGATTCGGAAGCAGTGCACCATCTTCAAGCTACGGTGCCCCTTCAGCTCCTTCCAGCAGTTACGGTGCCCCAGCTCCTTCAAGTTCTTATGGAGCCCCTGCTGCCCCCTCAAGCAGCTATGGAGCACCTAGCTCTGGCGGCTTCTCCTCTGGTGGCGGCCATGGATTCTCATCAAGCGGATCAGGAGGTTTCTCGTCCGGAGGGCACTCTAGTGGCGGATTCTCATCAGGCGGTTCAGGCTACTCATCTGGTGGATTCTCGTCCAGCGGATCAGGTGGCTATTCGTCTGGTGGATCTGGAGGATATTCTGGTGGCAGCAGTCACGGCTCCGGCGGTGTGCCGGCTACCATCAACCAAAGTTATGACTCCAACGGCGGATACGTATACTAG